From Portunus trituberculatus isolate SZX2019 chromosome 37, ASM1759143v1, whole genome shotgun sequence, one genomic window encodes:
- the LOC123514208 gene encoding ubiquitin carboxyl-terminal hydrolase 38-like isoform X1: MIPLKAVARPRLKWIANMDKLVSDIIHMSNQPDNIKKALLIKLAHSPRVNMSRTVLEKANIMAIFDTCVNIATTSENEGPLAVFAFSHWASQYKACLKEYLTPERVTGILACQTNATVIIAWLKEALCHLTEDTDVLCTLAPVLEEVLQNKLRECGGSSAFVMQLAELYALCPVLLPQPHTRLTFTITLMNCVAAFPTPTKPEVLAHMKSIGGLVNTLWNGLRLEDILFSLNAMYTIISNTDGGSEVCPAMAHLLSLVPTVVVECLAPRIVSDTSTTDAALLATLTRLTAWLVAWPTAHTTLGLWVRTLVRLLYQSGRTIIPARVTLDRVPKLLTALQIPVVRTGVVSVLSTLLLSFQSSPTAFHKVIPAMVDVFGQLEREGSPSSTATLGRLATLCHTLMALHPGQPDIYQPLMNCLEKYPAPSEEDIQEVIQEHQWGPMEEGARGLGPGQARNSAGVSEVPFVYQQRLPDQKVGLRNLGNTCYMNSVIQALFMTDSFRHGILRAVPRSNQQLLVQLQHLFSMLCFTHRTYVAPRHFHDKSRPSWFSPGMQQDCSEYLRHLMITLHEEERAGQALPEYQERVIIESETASLASDLQPLPYDSATEDFVEGEQALKADGGEETQGITITPAGALQTGSEDGIVLRDLKSVNAEEDALTYNRKKMSVHMQSFKGYLQGEPMEGVHHGDQMPPAGECLVKEVLEETDDADMVDATMPQSHNEDADQVMHNLCDNKKITHSCLPQDIEQRLDIVEMDTTPESSSKSMNYKRKHNTTPDSVTRQMLKSPKGDMTSDIDNSSDSGISGDLAEDGEIHINSPNPSSPLSKEVCPETKGLTIEELVSNISNNEDNENEYFVSLVHKVFGGKLATCIKCLQCKTESIHKDVFTDIHLAFQDTDRYSAADAIRKNPSRLVRQADKEHSGELSIEDLIRSYLTSERLTGENQYECERCGGKQDAERSIQILEPPEHLILTQLRFYYDTARGQRQKVFTNVEFGEELLLPIRYSTQGSFEQDLNPGSEETSVSGESENRRQQGYATEVTEGQSSLSDSITSIQGHSSLSSANTAAYPITIGDSSEQSYQLCKNSSGQIQHNNSESGSTSTHDIEEASSCSSINSLQEIIFSNSKKEMREHENIKSADKDSVQVTDGLPGFKQTSKPCSTNTSTITTSTSSNTSSGNSNDNKCHSKPGMLNDKNSKPSECYRDNKKKCVTEGNNLSSRHETSLANASDESRVSVDCACENQSECSGTSGKIIKGSYVELGLTNSTVRNVQPSCSYSLGFVPDIRNGFVNNDRFKGDINRSLQEDSSTGFCASPQHSSQPDCSCRTITSLPQTTSMSTGSSDCFSSKDECEDTQDVTYARYALYGVVVHSGFSSEGGHYYCYARNSSVAALPESARESHGILGGWYNFNDEKVTSTTFSNITSLTRTFNRDTAYQLFYKKLSDCLTPEVPLMEEFKCLRLDLQEAVENDNLQFRSEQEREAQRRRHQVPGHSPFSRYSDHDDTPPPGGCGAGPGGGSFNTASRVVF; encoded by the exons ATGATTCCCCTCAAAGCAGTTGCAAGACCAAGACTAAAATGGATTG CCAACATGGATAAACTGGTGTCAGATATTATACACATGTCCAATCAGCCTGACAATATCAAAAAGGCTCTGCTCATCAAATTGGCCCATTCCCCAAGAGTGAACATGAGCAGGACAGTGTTGGAGAAGGCCAATATAATGGCAATCTTTGACACTTGTGTGAATATTGCCACTACCTCTGAAAATGAGGGACCCCTTGCTGTGTTTGCCTTCAGTCACTGGGCGAGTCAGTATAAGGCTTGCCTGAAGGAATACTTGACACCTGAGCGGGTGACGGGCATCCTTGCCTGTCAGACCAATGCTACAGTGATCATTGCCTGGTTGAAGGAGGCTCTGTGCCACCTGACAGAAGACACAGATGTCTTGTGTACCTTGGCACCG GTGCTGGAAGAAGTACTACAGAACAAATTACGGGAGTGTGGTGGGAGTTCAGCCTTTGTAATGCAGCTGGCAGAGCTTTATGCCTTGTGTCCTGTACTCCTGCCACAGCCACACACCCGgctcaccttcaccatcacactCATGAACTGTGTGGCTGCCTTCCCTACACCAACTAAACCTGAG GTTCTTGCCCACATGAAGAGTATTGGTGGCTTGGTGAACACCCTATGGAATGGTTTGAGACTGGAGGacattctcttctcccttaaTGCCATGTATACCATTATATCTAATACTG ATGGAGGGTCAGAGGTGTGTCCAGCCATGGCACACTTGCTATCACTAGTGCCTACAGTGGTTGTGGAGTGCCTGGCCCCACGCATAGTGTCTGACACCAGCACCACAGATGCTGCACTCCTGGCCACCCTGACACGTCTCACAGCATGGCTTGTGGCCTGGCCCACAGCCCACACTACGCTAGGTCTGTGGGTGCGCACACTAGTTCGCCTCCTGTACCAGAGTGGGAGAACCATTATTCCTGCCAGAGTCACCCTGGACAGGGTACCCAAG CTACTCACTGCTCTCCAAATACCTGTGGTTCGTACAGGAGTTGTCTCTGTCCTTTCCACTCTCCTGCTGTCATTCCAGAGTTCCCCAACAGCATTTCACAAG GTTATCCCAGCAATGGTAGATGTGTTTGGGCagctggagagggagggatcaCCGTCTTCAACTGCAACCCTTGGTCGTCTGGCTACCCTCTGCCACACCCTCATGGCTCTCCACCCAGGCCAGCCAGACATTTACCAACCCCTCATGAATTGTTTGGAG AAATATCCAGCTCCCTCAGAGGAGGACATTCAGGAGGTGATCCAGGAACACCAGTGGGGACCCATGGAGGAGGGAGCACGAGGTTTGGGACCAGGACAGGCGCGCAACTCAGCAGGGGTCAGTGAGGTGCCTTTTGTGTACCAGCAGCGGCTACCTGACCAGAAAGTTGGCCTCCGCAACTTAGGCAACACTTGTTACATGAACTCTGTGATACAAGCTCTCTTCATGACTGACAG CTTTCGTCATGGCATCCTACGGGCTGTACCACGAAGCAACCAGCAACTCCTAGTGCAGCTGCAGCATCTCTTCAGCATGCTGTGCTTTACTCACCGCACTTATGTTGCTCCACGGCATTTCCATGACAAGTCCAGGCCCTCGTGGTTTAGTCCAGGCATGCAACAGGATTGTTCAGAATACTtaag ACACCTCATGATAACCCTTCATGAGGAGGAACGTGCTGGCCAGGCCCTGCCTGAGTATCAGGAGCGGGTCATCATTGAGAGCGAGACAGCCAGCTTAGCGTCAGACCTCCAGCCTTTGCCTTATGACTCAGCAACAGAGGACTTTGTGGAGGGTGAGCAGGCCCTTAAGGCTGACGGTGGAGAGGAGACACAGGGCATCACCATTACTCCTGCTGGTGCACTGCAGACTGGTAGTGAAGATGGAATTGTGCTGAGGGACCTGAAATCTGTGAATGCTGAGGAGGATGCTCTTACTTATAATAGGAAAAAGATGTCTGTTCATATGCAGTCATTTAAGGGATACCTGCAGGGAGAACCCATGGAGGGAGTGCATCATGGGGATCAAATGCCTCCTGCTGGAGAATGCTTAGTGAAGGAGGTGTTGGAGGAGACAGATGATGCAGACATGGTAGATGCTACTATGCCACAGTCTCACAATGAAGATGCAGATCAAGTCATGCATAATTTatgtgataataaaaaaattacacataGCTGCCTCCCACAAGACATTGAACAAAGATTAGATATTGTGGAAATGGACACTACACCAGAAAGTTCTTCAAAGTCTATGAACTACAAGCGCAAGCATAATACAACACCAGACAGTGTTACAAGGCAGATGTTGAAATCTCCTAAAGGAGACATGACCTCAGACATTGATAACAGCTCAGACAGTGGCATCAGTGGAGATTTGGCAGAGGATGGAGAAATCCACATCAATAGCCCCAATCCTAGCAGTCCTCTCTCTAAGGAAGTGTGTCCAGAGACCAAGGGCCTGACTATTGAGGAACTAGTGAGCAATATATCCAACAATGAGGACAATGAAAATGAATACTTTGTAAGTTTAGTTCACAAAGTGTTTGGTGGAAAATTAGCAACATGCATTAAGTGCTTACAGTGTAAAACAGAATCCATACACAAAGATGTCTTCACAGACATTCATCTAGCATTCCAGGACACTGATCGCTACAGTGCAGCTGATGCTATCAGGAAAAACCCAAGTCGACTTGTCAGACAGGCTGATAAAGAACATTCAGGAGAGCTAAGCATAGAAGACTTGATCAGAAGTTATCTGACTTCAGAGAGATTAACTGGAGAAAATCAGTATGAATGTGAACGGTGTGGAGGAAAGCAGGATGCTGAACGTTCCATCCAGATTTTGGAGCCTCCAGAACATCTCATTCTGACACAGTTAAGGTTCTATTATGACACTGCCCGTGGACAGCGACAGAAAGTGTTCACCAATGTAGAGTTTGGAGAGGAGCTTCTGCTTCCAATTCGATACTCAACACAAGGGTCTTTTGAACAAGATCTTAACCCAGGAAGTGAAGAAACTTCAGTCTCTGGAGAAAGTGAAAACAGAAGGCAACAGGGATATGCAACAGAGGTTACAGAAGGTCAGAGCTCCCTTTCAGATAGCATAACATCCATTCAGGGACACTCTAGCTTATCAAGTGCAAACACTGCAGCATATCCAATCACTATTGGTGATTCTAGTGAACAAAGCTACCAGCTTTGCAAAAATTCCTCAGGTCAAATTCAGCATAATAATTCTGAAAGTGGCAGTACTAGTACTCATGATATTGAGGAAGCTTCCAGTTGTTCTAGTATAAATAGCCTACAAGAGATCATCTTTAGTAATagcaaaaaggaaatgagagagcaTGAAAATATCAAAAGCGCTGATAAAGATTCAGTACAGGTGACGGATGGTTTGCCAGGGTTCAAGCAGACCTCAAAGCCATGTAGCACCAACACCAGTACTATTACCACTAGCACCAGCAGTAACACCAGTAGTGgcaacagtaatgataacaaatGCCATTCTAAACCTGGCATGTTAAATGACAAGAACAGTAAACCAAGTGAATGCTACagagataacaagaaaaaatgtgtaaCTGAAGGAAATAATTTATCCAGTAGACATGAAACTTCATTGGCAAATGCTTCAGATGAGTCTCGTGTGAGTGTTGATTGTGCTTGTGAGAATCAAAGTGAGTGTAGTGGAACTAGtggaaaaattattaaaggCTCATATGTAGAACTGGGTCTAACAAATTCTACTGTCAGGAATGTGCAACCCAGTTGCAGCTATTCATTGGGCTTTGTTCCTGATATTAGGAATGGTTTTGTTAATAATGACAGGTTTAAAGGTGATATTAATAGGTCTTTGCAAGAAGACTCTAGTACAGGATTCTGTGCCAGCCCACAACACAGCTCACAGCCAGATTGCAGCTGTAGAACAATCACAAGCCTCCCACAAACAACATCCATGAGTACTGGATCATCTGATTGCTTCTCCTCTAAAGATGAGTGTGAGGACACTCAAGATGTAACCTATGCCCGCTATGCCCTCTATGGGGTGGTGGTGCACTCAGGCTTCTCATCTGAAGGtggccactactactgctatgccAGGAACTCTTCTGTGGCTGCCCTCCCTGAGTCagccagagaaag TCACGGGATACTTGGTGGTTGGTACAACTTCAATGATGAAAAAGTGACCAGTACAAcattctccaacattaccagcCTTACCCGCACCTTTAACAGGGACACTGCATATCAACTCTTTTACAAGAAG CTGAGTGATTGTCTGACGCCTGAGGTTCCACTGATGGAGGAATTCAAGTGCTTACGCCTGGACTTGCAGGAAGCAGTAGAAAATGACAATCTGCAGTTTCGCAGTGAGCAGGAACGAGAGGCCCAGCGACGGCGCCACCAGGTGCCAGGCCACTCACCCTTCTCCCGGTATTCTGACCATGATgacactcctcctccaggggGGTGTGGGGCAGGGCCAGGTGGGGGTAGCTTCAATACAGCCTCTAGAGTGGTGTTCTGA
- the LOC123514208 gene encoding ubiquitin carboxyl-terminal hydrolase 38-like isoform X2: MDKLVSDIIHMSNQPDNIKKALLIKLAHSPRVNMSRTVLEKANIMAIFDTCVNIATTSENEGPLAVFAFSHWASQYKACLKEYLTPERVTGILACQTNATVIIAWLKEALCHLTEDTDVLCTLAPVLEEVLQNKLRECGGSSAFVMQLAELYALCPVLLPQPHTRLTFTITLMNCVAAFPTPTKPEVLAHMKSIGGLVNTLWNGLRLEDILFSLNAMYTIISNTDGGSEVCPAMAHLLSLVPTVVVECLAPRIVSDTSTTDAALLATLTRLTAWLVAWPTAHTTLGLWVRTLVRLLYQSGRTIIPARVTLDRVPKLLTALQIPVVRTGVVSVLSTLLLSFQSSPTAFHKVIPAMVDVFGQLEREGSPSSTATLGRLATLCHTLMALHPGQPDIYQPLMNCLEKYPAPSEEDIQEVIQEHQWGPMEEGARGLGPGQARNSAGVSEVPFVYQQRLPDQKVGLRNLGNTCYMNSVIQALFMTDSFRHGILRAVPRSNQQLLVQLQHLFSMLCFTHRTYVAPRHFHDKSRPSWFSPGMQQDCSEYLRHLMITLHEEERAGQALPEYQERVIIESETASLASDLQPLPYDSATEDFVEGEQALKADGGEETQGITITPAGALQTGSEDGIVLRDLKSVNAEEDALTYNRKKMSVHMQSFKGYLQGEPMEGVHHGDQMPPAGECLVKEVLEETDDADMVDATMPQSHNEDADQVMHNLCDNKKITHSCLPQDIEQRLDIVEMDTTPESSSKSMNYKRKHNTTPDSVTRQMLKSPKGDMTSDIDNSSDSGISGDLAEDGEIHINSPNPSSPLSKEVCPETKGLTIEELVSNISNNEDNENEYFVSLVHKVFGGKLATCIKCLQCKTESIHKDVFTDIHLAFQDTDRYSAADAIRKNPSRLVRQADKEHSGELSIEDLIRSYLTSERLTGENQYECERCGGKQDAERSIQILEPPEHLILTQLRFYYDTARGQRQKVFTNVEFGEELLLPIRYSTQGSFEQDLNPGSEETSVSGESENRRQQGYATEVTEGQSSLSDSITSIQGHSSLSSANTAAYPITIGDSSEQSYQLCKNSSGQIQHNNSESGSTSTHDIEEASSCSSINSLQEIIFSNSKKEMREHENIKSADKDSVQVTDGLPGFKQTSKPCSTNTSTITTSTSSNTSSGNSNDNKCHSKPGMLNDKNSKPSECYRDNKKKCVTEGNNLSSRHETSLANASDESRVSVDCACENQSECSGTSGKIIKGSYVELGLTNSTVRNVQPSCSYSLGFVPDIRNGFVNNDRFKGDINRSLQEDSSTGFCASPQHSSQPDCSCRTITSLPQTTSMSTGSSDCFSSKDECEDTQDVTYARYALYGVVVHSGFSSEGGHYYCYARNSSVAALPESARESHGILGGWYNFNDEKVTSTTFSNITSLTRTFNRDTAYQLFYKKLSDCLTPEVPLMEEFKCLRLDLQEAVENDNLQFRSEQEREAQRRRHQVPGHSPFSRYSDHDDTPPPGGCGAGPGGGSFNTASRVVF; encoded by the exons ATGGATAAACTGGTGTCAGATATTATACACATGTCCAATCAGCCTGACAATATCAAAAAGGCTCTGCTCATCAAATTGGCCCATTCCCCAAGAGTGAACATGAGCAGGACAGTGTTGGAGAAGGCCAATATAATGGCAATCTTTGACACTTGTGTGAATATTGCCACTACCTCTGAAAATGAGGGACCCCTTGCTGTGTTTGCCTTCAGTCACTGGGCGAGTCAGTATAAGGCTTGCCTGAAGGAATACTTGACACCTGAGCGGGTGACGGGCATCCTTGCCTGTCAGACCAATGCTACAGTGATCATTGCCTGGTTGAAGGAGGCTCTGTGCCACCTGACAGAAGACACAGATGTCTTGTGTACCTTGGCACCG GTGCTGGAAGAAGTACTACAGAACAAATTACGGGAGTGTGGTGGGAGTTCAGCCTTTGTAATGCAGCTGGCAGAGCTTTATGCCTTGTGTCCTGTACTCCTGCCACAGCCACACACCCGgctcaccttcaccatcacactCATGAACTGTGTGGCTGCCTTCCCTACACCAACTAAACCTGAG GTTCTTGCCCACATGAAGAGTATTGGTGGCTTGGTGAACACCCTATGGAATGGTTTGAGACTGGAGGacattctcttctcccttaaTGCCATGTATACCATTATATCTAATACTG ATGGAGGGTCAGAGGTGTGTCCAGCCATGGCACACTTGCTATCACTAGTGCCTACAGTGGTTGTGGAGTGCCTGGCCCCACGCATAGTGTCTGACACCAGCACCACAGATGCTGCACTCCTGGCCACCCTGACACGTCTCACAGCATGGCTTGTGGCCTGGCCCACAGCCCACACTACGCTAGGTCTGTGGGTGCGCACACTAGTTCGCCTCCTGTACCAGAGTGGGAGAACCATTATTCCTGCCAGAGTCACCCTGGACAGGGTACCCAAG CTACTCACTGCTCTCCAAATACCTGTGGTTCGTACAGGAGTTGTCTCTGTCCTTTCCACTCTCCTGCTGTCATTCCAGAGTTCCCCAACAGCATTTCACAAG GTTATCCCAGCAATGGTAGATGTGTTTGGGCagctggagagggagggatcaCCGTCTTCAACTGCAACCCTTGGTCGTCTGGCTACCCTCTGCCACACCCTCATGGCTCTCCACCCAGGCCAGCCAGACATTTACCAACCCCTCATGAATTGTTTGGAG AAATATCCAGCTCCCTCAGAGGAGGACATTCAGGAGGTGATCCAGGAACACCAGTGGGGACCCATGGAGGAGGGAGCACGAGGTTTGGGACCAGGACAGGCGCGCAACTCAGCAGGGGTCAGTGAGGTGCCTTTTGTGTACCAGCAGCGGCTACCTGACCAGAAAGTTGGCCTCCGCAACTTAGGCAACACTTGTTACATGAACTCTGTGATACAAGCTCTCTTCATGACTGACAG CTTTCGTCATGGCATCCTACGGGCTGTACCACGAAGCAACCAGCAACTCCTAGTGCAGCTGCAGCATCTCTTCAGCATGCTGTGCTTTACTCACCGCACTTATGTTGCTCCACGGCATTTCCATGACAAGTCCAGGCCCTCGTGGTTTAGTCCAGGCATGCAACAGGATTGTTCAGAATACTtaag ACACCTCATGATAACCCTTCATGAGGAGGAACGTGCTGGCCAGGCCCTGCCTGAGTATCAGGAGCGGGTCATCATTGAGAGCGAGACAGCCAGCTTAGCGTCAGACCTCCAGCCTTTGCCTTATGACTCAGCAACAGAGGACTTTGTGGAGGGTGAGCAGGCCCTTAAGGCTGACGGTGGAGAGGAGACACAGGGCATCACCATTACTCCTGCTGGTGCACTGCAGACTGGTAGTGAAGATGGAATTGTGCTGAGGGACCTGAAATCTGTGAATGCTGAGGAGGATGCTCTTACTTATAATAGGAAAAAGATGTCTGTTCATATGCAGTCATTTAAGGGATACCTGCAGGGAGAACCCATGGAGGGAGTGCATCATGGGGATCAAATGCCTCCTGCTGGAGAATGCTTAGTGAAGGAGGTGTTGGAGGAGACAGATGATGCAGACATGGTAGATGCTACTATGCCACAGTCTCACAATGAAGATGCAGATCAAGTCATGCATAATTTatgtgataataaaaaaattacacataGCTGCCTCCCACAAGACATTGAACAAAGATTAGATATTGTGGAAATGGACACTACACCAGAAAGTTCTTCAAAGTCTATGAACTACAAGCGCAAGCATAATACAACACCAGACAGTGTTACAAGGCAGATGTTGAAATCTCCTAAAGGAGACATGACCTCAGACATTGATAACAGCTCAGACAGTGGCATCAGTGGAGATTTGGCAGAGGATGGAGAAATCCACATCAATAGCCCCAATCCTAGCAGTCCTCTCTCTAAGGAAGTGTGTCCAGAGACCAAGGGCCTGACTATTGAGGAACTAGTGAGCAATATATCCAACAATGAGGACAATGAAAATGAATACTTTGTAAGTTTAGTTCACAAAGTGTTTGGTGGAAAATTAGCAACATGCATTAAGTGCTTACAGTGTAAAACAGAATCCATACACAAAGATGTCTTCACAGACATTCATCTAGCATTCCAGGACACTGATCGCTACAGTGCAGCTGATGCTATCAGGAAAAACCCAAGTCGACTTGTCAGACAGGCTGATAAAGAACATTCAGGAGAGCTAAGCATAGAAGACTTGATCAGAAGTTATCTGACTTCAGAGAGATTAACTGGAGAAAATCAGTATGAATGTGAACGGTGTGGAGGAAAGCAGGATGCTGAACGTTCCATCCAGATTTTGGAGCCTCCAGAACATCTCATTCTGACACAGTTAAGGTTCTATTATGACACTGCCCGTGGACAGCGACAGAAAGTGTTCACCAATGTAGAGTTTGGAGAGGAGCTTCTGCTTCCAATTCGATACTCAACACAAGGGTCTTTTGAACAAGATCTTAACCCAGGAAGTGAAGAAACTTCAGTCTCTGGAGAAAGTGAAAACAGAAGGCAACAGGGATATGCAACAGAGGTTACAGAAGGTCAGAGCTCCCTTTCAGATAGCATAACATCCATTCAGGGACACTCTAGCTTATCAAGTGCAAACACTGCAGCATATCCAATCACTATTGGTGATTCTAGTGAACAAAGCTACCAGCTTTGCAAAAATTCCTCAGGTCAAATTCAGCATAATAATTCTGAAAGTGGCAGTACTAGTACTCATGATATTGAGGAAGCTTCCAGTTGTTCTAGTATAAATAGCCTACAAGAGATCATCTTTAGTAATagcaaaaaggaaatgagagagcaTGAAAATATCAAAAGCGCTGATAAAGATTCAGTACAGGTGACGGATGGTTTGCCAGGGTTCAAGCAGACCTCAAAGCCATGTAGCACCAACACCAGTACTATTACCACTAGCACCAGCAGTAACACCAGTAGTGgcaacagtaatgataacaaatGCCATTCTAAACCTGGCATGTTAAATGACAAGAACAGTAAACCAAGTGAATGCTACagagataacaagaaaaaatgtgtaaCTGAAGGAAATAATTTATCCAGTAGACATGAAACTTCATTGGCAAATGCTTCAGATGAGTCTCGTGTGAGTGTTGATTGTGCTTGTGAGAATCAAAGTGAGTGTAGTGGAACTAGtggaaaaattattaaaggCTCATATGTAGAACTGGGTCTAACAAATTCTACTGTCAGGAATGTGCAACCCAGTTGCAGCTATTCATTGGGCTTTGTTCCTGATATTAGGAATGGTTTTGTTAATAATGACAGGTTTAAAGGTGATATTAATAGGTCTTTGCAAGAAGACTCTAGTACAGGATTCTGTGCCAGCCCACAACACAGCTCACAGCCAGATTGCAGCTGTAGAACAATCACAAGCCTCCCACAAACAACATCCATGAGTACTGGATCATCTGATTGCTTCTCCTCTAAAGATGAGTGTGAGGACACTCAAGATGTAACCTATGCCCGCTATGCCCTCTATGGGGTGGTGGTGCACTCAGGCTTCTCATCTGAAGGtggccactactactgctatgccAGGAACTCTTCTGTGGCTGCCCTCCCTGAGTCagccagagaaag TCACGGGATACTTGGTGGTTGGTACAACTTCAATGATGAAAAAGTGACCAGTACAAcattctccaacattaccagcCTTACCCGCACCTTTAACAGGGACACTGCATATCAACTCTTTTACAAGAAG CTGAGTGATTGTCTGACGCCTGAGGTTCCACTGATGGAGGAATTCAAGTGCTTACGCCTGGACTTGCAGGAAGCAGTAGAAAATGACAATCTGCAGTTTCGCAGTGAGCAGGAACGAGAGGCCCAGCGACGGCGCCACCAGGTGCCAGGCCACTCACCCTTCTCCCGGTATTCTGACCATGATgacactcctcctccaggggGGTGTGGGGCAGGGCCAGGTGGGGGTAGCTTCAATACAGCCTCTAGAGTGGTGTTCTGA